One genomic region from Sphingobacterium multivorum encodes:
- a CDS encoding GntR family transcriptional regulator, with amino-acid sequence MNLKIDHKSPVPLHIQAENLLRELIKQPEYIEGKLLPNEIELAKRLAISRSTLRLAINKLVYEELLIRKKGIGTKVASSKFSSKSKNWLSFSQEMKNRGIEVKNFELHVSWVVPDKAVSKFFNVDEDQKLLKLERLRGKKDDPFVYFISYFHPRIGLNGDEDFKRPLYEILEADYHVVADLSQEELDAMAANKFIADKLEINIGDPILSRKRFVFDQSGKPIEYNLGFYRAESFTYTVESRRDY; translated from the coding sequence ATGAATTTAAAAATAGATCATAAAAGCCCTGTTCCGCTGCATATACAAGCAGAGAATCTGTTACGCGAATTAATTAAGCAGCCTGAATATATAGAGGGTAAGTTATTGCCCAACGAAATTGAATTAGCAAAAAGATTGGCAATTTCCCGTTCTACTTTGCGTTTGGCGATCAATAAACTAGTCTACGAGGAGTTGCTCATTAGAAAGAAGGGAATAGGCACGAAGGTGGCTAGTTCCAAATTTAGTTCCAAATCCAAGAATTGGCTGAGTTTCTCACAAGAGATGAAAAACCGAGGAATTGAGGTAAAGAATTTTGAGCTTCACGTCAGCTGGGTTGTTCCGGACAAAGCAGTCTCGAAGTTTTTTAATGTAGATGAGGACCAAAAGCTATTAAAACTAGAACGTCTGAGAGGAAAGAAAGATGACCCATTTGTTTATTTTATCTCTTACTTCCATCCGCGTATAGGTTTAAACGGCGATGAAGATTTTAAGAGACCTTTATATGAGATCTTAGAAGCAGATTATCATGTCGTTGCAGATCTTTCTCAGGAAGAGCTGGATGCAATGGCCGCAAATAAATTTATAGCTGATAAATTGGAGATTAATATCGGTGATCCTATTCTGTCCCGCAAGCGCTTTGTATTTGACCAATCTGGGAAGCCGATTGAATATAATTTGGGGTTCTACCGCGCGGAAAGTTTTACCTATACTGTCGAAAGCAGAAGAGATTATTAG